From the genome of Mucilaginibacter paludis DSM 18603:
CGCTTATACTGCACAGGCCTTAGCCACATAGGCCGGTATACGCTGCAATCGTTAACGCGGAGAAGTAAGAGAATAGTTTTTTAAATTAGATACAATGAAAAATAGAAATCTTCAATTATCACTTTATCATTTACATATTATAGTCAAAGATATGTCTGACATAGTGGATTCATTTAATTCAAATGAACTATTACCAGAAGCGTTATTCGTCCCCATATTCAAATATATGATGGTTAGAACTTGTGCCTTTTATGATGAGGTAACCCATCAATTTTTAATAAATGCAAAGTCGAACGAAGCTCGATTTAAAAAATTACAAAAAATTGCTGAATATATAATATCAGAACGCGATAAATATTTTCCTGATCTATATAGCATTCGGAACAATGTATTAGCACATAATTACCGGGTTAGAGATAAAAATAAACTGATCTCTGTTTTCGAGTATCCAATGCATTTTGCCTTTCCAAAATATGCTGTAGAACATGTGATAAATATTCATTTAATGAACGGATTGCTGTCTGGAATAAAATACCTATATCCTGAGATACATGAAATTATGAACGAGAATATTTCTATTCCGTCTGAAAACATGAGTTTGACCTTGATTGATGGGAATAATTATCAATTGATCATATGCGAGATCGATAATACAATTCAAGATATTGCAACAAAGTAATTTGTGAATAAAGTGAGAATTGCCGCTGTTGCAAACGGCTCAAAGACCACAAGCGGGACGCTTTACGGTGGCAGTGGGTTTTATAATGCTTTTAAGTTTTGGGGGGATTTTTAATTTTATTCGGATTATCTAATTGATCAGATCCTGTTTTCTTCTCAGATAAAGTTGTCATGACATTTAAAGTTGATGCGTTTTCAGACTCGATTGCATTTTCAATTCTTTCGACCATGGTTATGAAAGCTTCTTGAGGTTGTAAGTTTCTATATGCACCTTCTCCTGTCACAAAATTATAGTATTCCTTCGCAAGTAGCTGTTCTGTAGAGCGATAATTTTTCCATTGTTCCCGATAATGATAAACACTTTCAAGAGAAACCAATATCACTACCAATAAACTTATGAATGAGTTCAAATATTTAATTATTGGACTATCTGATAAATTAATTAGCACTGGAACGATAGCACCGCCAACGACTGTAATTGATCGCATCACCATAAACCGTCTTTTGGCTTTTGAGGCTTTAACATCATACCAGTGCCGGAATTGAGTTATTCTCTCTTTTATATATTGTTCCGGCGTCATTGAGGAGAAACCTCTTTCAGGTAAAAAATACCATGGTTTGTTATCTGCTTGGGTTGATGCGTCGTCCATAATGAATATTGTGTTATTGGTAGGCTTTTAAGGTAAAAGTAGCAATTGAAAACCATTTATAGAATAATTAATTGAATTAGGCCTATGTTAAATACTAAAATTATAGTAACTATTCAGGTACGAGAAGAAGCAATTAAAGCAAGCGCATAAACGCATACTCCCCTCCGCAACCGCAAGCGTCCTCGCTTGAGGTCATCATACTAAGTAGTCAAGAAGGCAGGCAATAGCGGGTCTTGTCGAAAATTATGATAAATATTTGTACAGCAGTGCCAGGGAGTATTGCGGTTTGCAGGGATTGATTAGCGTTTTAACTGCCTAAATACCGCAAGCGAGGGCACTTGCGGTAGTGGAGGACAATTGAACGTTAAAACTAAACTGGATATTAAGCAAAGTATTAAAAGTGCGGTAGCATGCCGCTCATACTTTTAGAACCGCCCGCCTCACGCTGTAACGGCGGCGCAGAGTGATCTGGTGGAAGTACTGGCTAAGTTTAAGCCGAGGATTGTGCGGATGGTCGATGCGAGAGCGAAGCCGGATAATTAGCCTGTAGTCAGAGCCAGGCATAATTATTCGAAGTTTCTTCGAATAGCGGTATTTAAAACCCCAACTGCCCAGCCTGATATCATATCGGCAGTCTTTTAAGATATAGCATCTCTGGTATATCGTTTTCCACCTGATACCGATCATGAACCGTTTCCGGCTTTAAATCATTACAGTGTGGGCAGATATAATCCCCGAACAGGAAGTCATACACCGTAATACCGCACCCGGCGTATGCTTTTAGCAATGCTGAACGATAATTTAGCACATCCGGGCTGTTAAAGGACAATTCTGGTTTTAAAATATCCGATAACTTATTGCCGGTAGTAAATGTTGGTAATACTTTATTATAAAACTTTACAGCCAAAAACGCTTCAAATATCGCCGGATGCTGATGGCTCTTCTGACAGGTCAGGCAACGGATCACCTGCGTTTGATTCGCCTTTACCAACCGGGAAGGTTCCGCGAGATATTCGGGTAACTGCTCCTGATCAAATAGCTCACGCAAGATTGTGTAAAGCCGCCCGTACCAGGCATCGGCTTTTATCCCACTATATGATGGGCCCCAGTCGTTTAAAGAACCTGCACCGCCGCCGGGCAGCATACCTCCCCTTCGTAGGTTTAAAAAGGCATCCAGCCAGTAATGATCGTTATTAAGTTCGATCATTTTGATCAGCGTTTCGATGTATTGGTTTTTAATTGCAAACGTTATTTTAGTCATCATGTCAAATCAAAATACCGAACCCGGCCAATATACTGGTGCCATAAAGCCGACTACCAGAAAGCGTAAAAAGTGGAATAGCTGCATGATATTTAGATGCCAATCGGCACCAGGCAAAAAACAACTTGATACATGATCAGGCTCATCGTTTTTATCAACACTAAGTTGTTGATTTTGTTA
Proteins encoded in this window:
- a CDS encoding DUF4231 domain-containing protein; its protein translation is MDDASTQADNKPWYFLPERGFSSMTPEQYIKERITQFRHWYDVKASKAKRRFMVMRSITVVGGAIVPVLINLSDSPIIKYLNSFISLLVVILVSLESVYHYREQWKNYRSTEQLLAKEYYNFVTGEGAYRNLQPQEAFITMVERIENAIESENASTLNVMTTLSEKKTGSDQLDNPNKIKNPPKT